One genomic window of Coffea eugenioides isolate CCC68of chromosome 1, Ceug_1.0, whole genome shotgun sequence includes the following:
- the LOC113759449 gene encoding UDP-glycosyltransferase 74G1-like, translating into MMNSTKVHVLVLPYPAQGHINPLLQFCKRLVAKGVKTTFVNSVFISKSIPADPKSAINFETISDGHDEGGYAAAESTGAYLEKLATFGSKKLADLIRKLEDKGEPVQAVIYDSLLTWALDVAKQFGLVAASFFTQTCAVNSIYYNVYHGLLPVPLSDSPISLPGLPLLQPKETPSFVYLPDSSPAFLHLLVNQFSNVDQADWVILNNFHKLEEDALNWMAKLWRVITVGPTVPSIYLDKRLEDDIGYGINLFKPESSLCINWLNSQPKDSVVYVSFGSWTEIDVEQVEEIASALKESGFKFLWVVRTFEKEKLPSKFAEETSEKGLVVTWSPQLEVLAHESVSCFVTHCGFNSVLEALSLGVPVVAAPQWTDQPTNAKFLVDIWGVGVKADADEKGIVRRETLVSCISEIMEGEKGKQIKENAIEWKALAKEAIDDGGSSDKNIDEFVAGLAGQKAKK; encoded by the exons ATGATGAATTCCACCAAAGTTCATGTTTTAGTTCTGCCATATCCTGCCCAAGGCCACATAAACCCCTTGCTCCAATTCTGTAAACGTTTGGTGGCAAAAGGTGTCAAAACCACCTTTGTCAACAGCGTCTTCATCTCCAAGTCTATCCCCGCAGATCCCAAGAGCGCAATTAACTTCGAGACCATTTCAGATGGCCATGATGAAGGTGGCTATGCGGCAGCTGAAAGCACCGGGGCCTATCTTGAAAAACTGGCCACCTTCGGCTCAAAGAAGTTGGCTGATCTTATCAGGAAGCTTGAAGACAAGGGCGAACCAGTTCAGGCCGTGATTTATGATTCACTCTTGACATGGGCTCTTGATGTAGCTAAGCAATTTGGACTTGTTGCAGCTTCTTTTTTCACTCAAACTTGTGCTGTAAACAGCATCTACTACAATGTTTATCATGGACTTCTACCGGTCCCTCTTTCAGACTCACCTATTTCCCTTCCTGGATTGCCACTGCTCCAACCAAAGGAAACTCCATCCTTTGTTTACCTTCCCGATTCGTCTCCTGCTTTTCTTCACTTGCTTGTCAATCAGTTCTCCAACGTTGATCAAGCAGATTGGGTCATCCTCAACAATTTCCACAAATTGGAGGAAGAT GCGCTGAATTGGATGGCGAAACTTTGGCGAGTGATTACAGTCGGTCCAACAGTTCCATCCATTTACTTGGATAAACGCCTTGAGGATGATATCGGTTATGGAATAAATCTCTTCAAGCCGGAATCCAGCTTGTGCATCAACTGGCTAAATAGTCAACCTAAGGACTCGGTTGTTTATGTATCATTTGGTAGCTGGACAGAAATTGACGTAGAACAAGTGGAGGAAATAGCTTCAGCTTTGAAGGAAAGCGGATTCAAATTCTTGTGGGTCGTGAGAACATTTGAGAAGGAAAAGCTTCCAAGCAAATTTGCTGAGGAGACATCCGAGAAAGGTTTGGTGGTGACATGGAGTCCACAGCTTGAGGTGTTGGCACATGAATCTGTCTCTTGTTTTGTTACTCATTGCGGCTTCAATTCAGTGCTAGAGGCGTTGAGTTTAGGGGTGCCGGTGGTGGCAGCGCCGCAGTGGACAGACCAGCCCACCAATGCTAAGTTTCTCGTAGACATTTGGGGGGTTGGTGTAAAGGCTGATGCGGATGAGAAAGGAATTGTGAGAAGGGAAACGTTAGTTTCTTGTATAAGCGAGATTATGGAGGGAGAAAAGGGAAAGCAGATTAAAGAGAATGCCATTGAATGGAAGGCTTTAGCTAAAGAAGCTATTGATGACGGTGGAAGTTCTGATAAGAACATTGATGAATTTGTCGCCGGATTAGCAGGCCAGAAAGCCAAGAAGTAG
- the LOC113772925 gene encoding salutaridinol 7-O-acetyltransferase-like, translated as MRWFISRLALPTRRESLLGSKCHLFSLPRQSTRNHIADGSAGTAKPALFGCKRASKGYYNENFMNRQSNGHVYTFPSSGIAGSRSIHSSVNQKTEYMDIEIISKEEIKPASPTPPELRTFRFSILDQLTRDSYTNILFFFSPRKQQGTFLNDVISQRSRCLKESLSKTLVPFYPLAGKIKDNLHIECNDDGVYYVETQTNIGLLDFLRKPENEFMNQLCPFHPDSTELLSKSYPIMVQVNMFYCGGIAICLSASHKIFDGLSVSTFMQSWAATARESTVQINPSFISSSLFPPILDMYQDSPPVVSKPQKNEPKYATSRFVFDSSALAALKSKAATSTSSAKPSSAKAVMGLLWKSAIAAWKVRSVLFIPVNLRTKVSPPLSPHSLGNIIWLARAKCCDNPKLELELLVNKISNSIGTMNADFVESINGENGIQKLMGALKDFHEAFYDPNSMAECIYISSIRKTGFYEADFGWGKPIWTCIARGNRDLHGLGNIAHLIETKSGDGIEALVTMKEEYMATLEKNQELLHYASLNPSPLDSS; from the exons ATGAGGTGGTTCATTTCAAGATTAGCATTACCCACAAGAAGGGAGTCATTATTGGGATCAAAATGCCATCTCTTCTCGTTGCCCCGCCAATCGACAAGAAACCATATTGCTGATGGTTCTGCAGGAACTGCCAAACCAGCGCTGTTTGGCTGCAAACGTGCATCGAAAGGGTATTATAATGAAAATTTCATGAACAGGCAGAGTAATGGCCATGTCTATACTTTTCCCAGTTCTGGCATTGCTGGCTCAAGAAG CATTCATTCGAGTGTCAATCAGAAAACTGAATATATGGACATAGAAATTAtctccaaggaagaaatcaAGCCAGCATCTCCAACTCCCCCTGAGTTGAGAACCTTTAGGTTTTCAATCTTGGATCAGCTTACTCGTGACTCTTATACAAATATATTGTTCTTTTTCTCCCCAAGAAAACAACAAGGCACTTTTCTCAACGATGTTATTTCCCAAAGAAGTCGATGTCTAAAGGAATCACTATCAAAAACCTTAGTACCCTTCTATCCACTAGCAGGAAAAATCAAAGATAATTTGCATATTGAGTGTAATGATGATGGAGTTTACTACGTCGAAACTCAAACCAATATTGGACTGTTAGATTTTCTGAGGAAGCCTGAAAATGAGTTCATGAACCAGCTATGTCCATTTCATCCAGATTCCACGGAATTATTGTCAAAAAGTTATCCTATCATGGTTCAAGTAAACATGTTTTACTGTGGTGGTATTGCCATTTGCTTGAGTGCTTCCCACAAGATTTTTGATGGTCTCTCAGTTTCTACATTTATGCAATCTTGGGCAGCTACAGCACGCGAATCAACAGTACAAATAAATCCCAGTTTTATTTCATCTTCCTTATTTCCTCCCATTTTGGATATGTACCAAGATTCACCTCCTGTGGTCTCCAAACCACAAAAGAACGAGCCTAAATATGCTACAAGCAGATTTGTGTTCGATAGCTCGGCCTTGGCTGCTCTTAAATCCAAGGCAGCTACATCAACATCTTCCGCGAAACCAAGTTCAGCCAAGGCTGTTATGGGACTTCTATGGAAATCTGCCATAGCAGCTTGGAAAGTAAGGTCTGTTTTGTTTATCCCGGTGAATCTGAGGACAAAAGTTTCGCCCCCTTTATCACCTCATTCACTAGGAAATATCATCTGGTTGGCTCGTGCTAAATGTTGTGACAATCCTAAGCTAGAGCTGGAATTGCTGGTAAACAAGATCTCAAATTCCATTGGTACAATGAACGCTGATTTTGTTGAATCTATAAATGGTGAGAATGGGATTCAGAAGCTGATGGGAGCCTTAAAAGATTTCCATGAAGCGTTCTATGACCCTAATAGTATGGCTGAATGTATCTATATCAGCAGCATCCGCAAGACTGGTTTTTATGAGGCTGATTTTGGATGGGGAAAGCCCATATGGACATGCATTGCGCGTGGAAACAGAGATTTACACGGATTGGGAAATATTGCTCATCTGATCGAAACAAAATCTGGTGATGGGATTGAAGCATTGGTGACCATGAAAGAAGAGTACATGGCTACACTGGAGAAAAATCAGGAGCTTCTCCATTATGCTTCTTTAAATCCTAGCCCTCTTGATTCAAGCTAG